In Zygosaccharomyces rouxii strain CBS732 chromosome E complete sequence, the DNA window atatTAAATCCAGTAAGGCTATTGATAGCGTTTCTTCAGGACCTTATGGTAATGCCCTTGTGTTGCCTATTTCTTACGCATACATCAAAATGATGGGACAACAAGGTTTGCCATATGCATCTGCAATTGCAATGCTAAATGCTAATTATATGCGCGCACGTTTACAAAACCATTATGAAATTCTATTTGCTAAAAACCATTGTGCACACGAATTTATCATCGATTTGAGAGAATTTAAAGCCCAAGGTGTGGAGGCTATTGATATTGCCAAGAGACTCCAAGATTATGGATTCCATGCCCCTACACTTGCATTCCCAGTGCCCCATACTCTAATGATAGAGCCCACAGAGTCggaaaatttggaagagCTTGACAGATTTGTGGATGCTATGATATCTATCCGCTCAGAGATTGATTCTTATTTACAAGGTAAGCCAGAGGGACAAATGTTGAAATATGCTCCACATTCGCTTGAGGATTTAATTTTGGCAAACGATTGGGATACAAGAGGTTATACGAGACAACAAGCGGCATATCCATTACCACAGTTAAAAGGGTCTAAATTCTGGCCAGTTGTGGCACGTTTAGACGATACTTATGGTGACATGCATTTAATGTGTACATGTCCATCTGTGGAGGAAATAGCAGAGAATTAAATTGACAATATTAATTTGCCTCATAAGAGTATGCATTATAGATGGTTACAAATGTAGTTTATAATAATTTatagaaaataataaatcCAGAAATTAGGAATTCAGGAAATTTCCCGATAGTATTCTGCAGCGTAGTTTTATGGCCATCAGTGATATGCTGCCGTAGCTTTATAGTTAgattattatttttcaGGCATGGCATGAACTTGTCACTTCGAAAACTCCGAATTATTCGGTGCATACGATTTTCGCTTCTAGAAAGTTACCCCACATTTTCCATGCATGTTTCGTCCTATAAAAAACTTCTACAAAAGGCATTGTGATTTGGGCCCTAGCACCTACAAGTGGCGCTAACTGAAAAGTCTATCAAGAGTTATTGTTCAAAAAAGGATTATAGTGAACTTTAAAGCTATGCTCAGCatctcaaagaattttttttacatTACTtatgataaaattgtttcaaaatatttttctAAGAGTCACAGTGGTGGTGTCAGTGACTTGACTGCATAATCGAATCGAATAATAATTAATTGAACAATATATAAATGCAGGAAGCATATGCATACAACCAGGACCTTCtattgaagatgaagctTACTGTTTAGATATCCAATGAATACTCCTACCACCTCTTTGATGAAAGAGATCTTTGTCGATCCTTGGAGACGTCTCAAGTTTGGGATCATCCCAGTGAAAAGAGTTCTCGAAGAAGATAATCTAGTAAAAACTGGAAGCACTGAACCAGAATCATTATCAGATGAATGGGATGATAAAAAGAGAAGTTTACGAGAGGTATTAGAAGAAACACCTGATTCTGAagtggatgaagaagaggaattAAATGAGTACGAATACAGGGACCAGGCCAATAGACCATGGtggaaattttttgatGAGCAAGAGTACAGAATcaccaagaagaaaggtaAGAGCAACCATTGGTATTCCTGGTTTAATGGTAGTCCATCTACTCaggagaaaaaattgattttgaagTTAGACATTCTGTTAGCTCTTTATGCGTGTATGTCCTATTGGGTAAAATATCTCGACAGTGTCAATTTAAATAATGCATACGTTTCTGGTATGAAAGAATCGCTAGGTATGCATGGTAACGATTTAGTTCATGTGCAAAACATGTTCTCCATTGGTAACATCGTTTCACAGGTACCATTTTTATTCGTTTTGAACAAAGTACCATTGAACTATTTATTACCAACATTAGATTTGTGCTGGTCGTTAATGACTTTAGGTCAAGGTTTTGCACATACTACAGATAGTATTAAGGCTTTAAGATTTTTCGTTGGATTTTTCGAAGGACCATCTTATTTGGCATTCCAATATTTGTTTGGATGTTTTTACAAACATGATGAAGTGGTTAGGAGATCTGCATTTTTCTATTTTGGTCAATATATTGGTATCCTTTCATCTGGTGGTATTCAATCTGCAGTTTACAAAAGTCTTAACGGTAGAAATGGATTAGCTGGATGGAGATGGAATTTTATATTTGATTTCATTATTTCAATTATTGTAGCACTAATTGGGTTTTATTCCTTGCCAGGTGATCCACAGAACTGTTATTCCATCTTTTTAACAGATGATGAGATTAGATTGGCTCGTACAAGGCTGAAGGAAAATAAGACGGAAGGTAATGATTTCCATAAGAAAGTATTCGATATTGGtgtttggaaaaaaattatctttgattggaaaatttggatcgTTTCGATTTGGGCTATCTTCTGTTGGGATAACAGTAATGTAGGTTCTGGTTGTTACATCCTTTGGTTGAAATCATTGACTAATTCAAATGGGGAGCAAAGATATTCCATTCCTAAAGTTAACACATTGAGTATGATTACACCGGCTTTAGGTCTTGTATATTTGACCGTAACAGCCTTAATTGCAGATAAATTACATTCTCGATGGTCGGCTATTCTTTTCACCCAGATTTTTAATATCATAGGTAACGTTATCTTGGCGGTTTGGAATGTGCAAGAAGGTGCTAAATGGTTTGCATTCATGCTTCAATGTATGGGGTGGGCAATGGCTCCTGTACTTTATGGTTGGGTCAATGACATTTGTCGTAGAGATTCAGAGTCAAGAGGTATTATCATGACTGCTATGAATATTGCTGCTTCTGTTTTTAGCGTCTGGACAAGTGTTGTGTTTTTCCCTACTACTGAAGCACCTCGTTATCTAAAGGGTTACAGTTTTGCAGCTGCCAATGCTTTGGCATTGATCTTATGGACATTCTTAGTACTTTGGTTTTACAAGAATGAAGAGCGTAAATACGCGAAAGAAAATGGCATCATCCTCTACAATTCTAATGTAGGTGTACCGCCAAAAGAAGAACGGCAACAGCTGGGAAATATTTATCATGATGATCAAGAGCGAAGTTCTTCACCTGCGGAAGCGGAGGGAGAACACGTTCATATTGTCGGTGATAAGGGTGACAAGATTATAAACATATAACCTAGTTGTAAGTAGTTTCTTTCTTAATTCGTAATTATCtatcctcttcttttaaaTCGCTTCTTGGAGTATGAAGACTTTGAAGCCCTACCAGTCCGTTGCGAAGGTTGTGATGGTTGAGTTGACCTCTGTTGGCTCATTCTTATTTGCCTtataatttcttcattctgTTGACTCTCTGCAGAATCCATGGCGATAAATCTGGATGCAACTACACTGTTGTCAGGTAAACTCCCTTCACTTAGAACAATACTGTTACTTGCATTAATATCATTACCGCCACCTAAATTACTCCGACGTCTTCTTAACTCCATTATAGTTTTTCTGAAcactttaaattttttagCATGACGAGGTCCTATTTCTGGCATGCTGGAAAATTCACTTTCACTTATGGGTAACTTCTTAgccaattttctcaatgcAGCATCAGGAATAAAATTTGTCACTGGTGGGTTCATTCTGTATCCTGCATTCATAGAAGCctctttcaaagtttcataTGCATGTGTCAACTCACTTAATTCTTGGGTAGATTTCCATTCGTTTTCATTGTTCAGGGAAATCGGTTCCACTGTATGATTATCTCTTTTATTACCACCTAGATTAACAGTTCTACTGCTGATTCTTGAAGTCGATGATGACGGGGGGAGTGCATTAGAATCTAATCCTGAATTAGGTCTTGAACTCGACATGTTAAATTGCATTTGTACCGGCAAAGCCCCCCTCAAAAGTTCGCGAGCACGCTTACCCAATTTCACATAATTAGAGGCAAATCCACTATTGTTTACGATAGGATATTCTGCCAAAATACCTAAATTGattaattgaaaaaaaattctctCCACGTCAGATTTGGGCATACTTTTACCAGCACCATGAAATTCTAATTCAGTGTGACCAGCttgtacaatttttgaactcCTTGAACCTTTGAAAATATCTTGGCAATAGATGAGTGTCACACGACTATCTTGTAACTCATCAAccaatttaacaatttttttagCATCCTCTGTAACGTCTCTTTGCTCAGTGGCAACTTTGAAACTATTACAACAGTTATCACAATTTTTGTGACAGTCTTTAGCGTCGAATTCTTCGTTGAAATAGGAAAGTACTAATTTACGTCTACAATCGAGACCATTTTCACAATACATCATGACATTTTGCAGTTTGTTCAAATGCTTTTCCTTATTATCCTTATCCAAGTTTTTATCCTTTTGAATCATGGTTTGAATAGATCTAACATCTCTAAACGTGTAGTAAGTAATGCAAAATGAAGGTTTACCATCTCTACCAGCTCTACCAGTTTCTTGATAATAACCTTCTAAAGTACGAGGAACCGTGTAGTGATACACAAATCTCACATCAGCCTTATCGATACCCATACCAAATGCAACTGTAGCACAAATCActtgtaaatcatcattttgCCAAGCTCGTTGTACATCTGACCTTTCATCTGGTTCCATGCCTGCATGATAGAACGCACATCTAATGCCATTGCGTTGTATTTGAGCCGCTGTCTGCTCACACGAATTTTTAGAATGACAATAAATGATTCCAGTTTGATTAGCAAACCTGGTGTTTATAGATTCACAGATTTCTGCAATGGTGTTTTTAGTCTTTCTTACAACCCCATAGAACAAATTCTTTCTATTGAAGCTTTGCTTTAAGAAGACGGGATCCTTAAGCTCCAAATTATGAATAACATCTAACCTAACTTGTTCACTTGCAGTTGCAGTAAGTGCCATCATTGGCACATGAGGGTATTctcttttaaaatatttcaGTTCCTTGTAATCCGGTCTAAAGTCATGACCCCAATTAGAGACACAATGAGCTTCATCCACCACTATTCGTgccaatttaccatcattgTGGAGCTTCTTTATACCTCTTTTACATTGTTCTGACGCACTGATCATTTCAGGTGAAATGTATATGAGATCCAAGAGCCCATGTATAAATAGATTAAACGTTTGTCTCCTTTGATCAGCGGTACCTCTTGAACTGAACATACTCGCCTTGATGTTATTGTTCAGTAGATGTTCCACTTGATCTTGCATTAGTGAAATTAAAGGTGATATGACAATCGTCGTACCCCTAGTCTTACCTGACTTTACAATAGCGGGTAATTGATAACATAGcgatttaccaccacctgtAGGCATTAGCACAAATACATCTTTACCAGCTAGAGTAGAATTGACCGCTTGCAATTGGTTCGGTCTGAAACTTCTTAAGCCAAAACTTTGGTGTAAACGATAATCTACTTCATCAGACCACGCATAGCGAGGTTGTGGTTGATGTACAACAGCTTTGTCCTGATCCCCTTTAGCGATATCTCTTAATAAATCgtcgtcatcatcgtcaaGAATATCTTGTGATTTATGGATTTTGGTGATTAATTCTGGTGGATTCTCTTGTTTTACCATTATAGGCGTCGGCAgaaaatcttcttcctctaaTTTACGTTCGTTAATTATCTTCAAGTCGTCGTCTAATTCCTTGATATCTGGAACTTGTGCCctattttctctttcttcgtcaaatttttccagaTCACTGTCTGATATGGCTTCagcttcctcttcttcattacctTCACTCACTATTAGTTCTAAATCggaatttgataaatttgcATTCATATTTCTTACAAATGGCGCAACTCCATAATCGTTCATCATTGTATCCTCTACAATTTGatctttctcaaaatcatcCTCAATTAAGTCTATACGTTCCACATTCTCATCTGCAGGTGATGTTTGTGTCATCTTAGGTTGTGGAGATGAAAGTATCATTTCAATGGAATCATTTTCGATGTCTTGTTTTTGGCTTTCACTGAGCCCGGGCCATTGAGAATCCTGGTAGGAACGATCTATACTGTCTCGagcttcttcatccataaCCACAAAATCTAAGTCACTTTGATCTACTTTATTTTCTGTTCCATCGTCGGACTTCAGGTAATTGGAatcaatatcatcttcagcatCCATAGTAACATCTGAAGCTTCTCCGTGGTTTTCTGCAACCCCCATCACATAGTCAAACGGATCATCATGGTCCGGAATCCGGTAGTTAACGTTATTTTCTCTATTTCGGAGATTTCTGGCGGCAATACTCCTCCGCGCTTGTTCTGATTCACTTTCCTGTTGACTCAATGGTGTCATCGTAGACGCCCTTTGCTGATCCTTTTGAGAGACTATCATGGGTTCCATgtcgtcatcatcttcttcgagTACTTGAACTAATTCATTTTGCACAGGTTTTGATGAAAACAGTAGCGCTTCCGTCGCTGCCGGTTCCGGAGCTGCTGAAATCTCATCACCAGGATTCATCTCCTCTGGACTAGGAATAACTGTAGAATGAGTACGATCAGTAGATAAATTTGTATCGTTGGATTGTGATAAAATATCCAATTCCTCCTCTAGAGTTGTCATCTGTGACATCAACTTGGAAAGTTCAGGTTTGATCCCATCAACGATCTGTGTCCTCTTTGCATCCTCCGATAAAGAAGTTGACTCACTTATTCGACACCTTCGTAACAGTAATTTATTCTGAGATTTAAGACATCCAATCAACAGCCTCTGTAATTCACTTCTATCCCTTCTCTGTGTCGAATAATTTGGTACCTGCCTTGGTGCTGTCGGTAGCGGTGGTTGTTTCTGTTTCGATTGTGACTGTGATTCTCGCTGTGGCAGTTGAGTATCATTGTTAAAGCTACTCAAAGGTGTAATCGAACTAACTGATGTTTCTTGTGACACTTTATCTACCCTCGGCCTTTTATTCAATGTATTGCTATTAATGACTTTCAATGCAAGTTCCTTTTCCTCCTGTAAGCTATTAGTCTCCTTCAGCCACTTACATTCACTTCTTAAGTTATTTGATGGCTTGGAAACCATACTCATAGCCGCTGATCCCCTTCCCAATACTCCTTTTAACTGCTTTCCACCCTGAAGGATCTCAAACTCTTCATTAACTAAAATCACTTCTAAAGTTTTCGCTGTGTTTACCTTTCACCAAGACGACCTTCAAGAACTACTTCACACGTGAAACAGAGTAAAGATAACCAGTAAAACCAACCTAATGACGATCCGATAGCTTCTATTTGTCACCACTAAGCAGTTCTTGAGCATCATTTAGCCCCCCCTAGTCCTATTTCCCATGTCGTGCTTTCGTGGCATCGGGCATCTCTTACTCGTCGGTTCTTAACCATGCAAACGACGGATTTAACGACGTTAACACGATTACTACTATCATTGACACCTTCACATACTACCTACGACTGCATTAAAAGGTTTCTAGAGACCAGGACTACGATTTTACAGGCTCTTTGGATTTGTTCATTATGACACTTTGTAAATTCAAATTAAGGTCAACAAACCCTAGCAACTGAAAATATGTTCTAACTCTACTAGCAAcagaattggttaaaagaTTCGTTCAGGATAAGGGTAATATTACATCTAGAGGTTTGgttcaaagatgaagaggcTGAATACTATCGATCATGCCTGCGATTCATGCCGTCAAAAGAAGCTGAGATGCTCCAAAGAAGAACCCAAATGTGCTAAATGTATACAGAATGGATGGGAGTGTTGCTACTCACCAAAGGCTAATAGGACGCCATTGACAAGGGCTCATATGACGAAAGTAGAGACTAAGTTAGACAGACTAGAGCAACTGTTTCGTGAGCTTTTCCCGGAGGAAGATTTGGACAAGGTGCTCAACGATCGGAATACGGGTCAGTTGAAGGAAAGGCTTAAAAGGTTCCTTGTGAGAAGAGCGAAAGGGGTTGGTAATGATCGTATGGATGATCACGAATCTGTTGGTATTGGCTTGGGC includes these proteins:
- the SEO1 gene encoding putative permease SEO1 (similar to uniprot|P39709 Saccharomyces cerevisiae YAL067C SEO1 Putative permease member of the allantoate transporter subfamily of the major facilitator superfamily mutation confers resistance to ethionine sulfoxide) encodes the protein MNTPTTSLMKEIFVDPWRRLKFGIIPVKRVLEEDNLVKTGSTEPESLSDEWDDKKRSLREVLEETPDSEVDEEEELNEYEYRDQANRPWWKFFDEQEYRITKKKGKSNHWYSWFNGSPSTQEKKLILKLDILLALYACMSYWVKYLDSVNLNNAYVSGMKESLGMHGNDLVHVQNMFSIGNIVSQVPFLFVLNKVPLNYLLPTLDLCWSLMTLGQGFAHTTDSIKALRFFVGFFEGPSYLAFQYLFGCFYKHDEVVRRSAFFYFGQYIGILSSGGIQSAVYKSLNGRNGLAGWRWNFIFDFIISIIVALIGFYSLPGDPQNCYSIFLTDDEIRLARTRLKENKTEGNDFHKKVFDIGVWKKIIFDWKIWIVSIWAIFCWDNSNVGSGCYILWLKSLTNSNGEQRYSIPKVNTLSMITPALGLVYLTVTALIADKLHSRWSAILFTQIFNIIGNVILAVWNVQEGAKWFAFMLQCMGWAMAPVLYGWVNDICRRDSESRGIIMTAMNIAASVFSVWTSVVFFPTTEAPRYLKGYSFAAANALALILWTFLVLWFYKNEERKYAKENGIILYNSNVGVPPKEERQQLGNIYHDDQERSSSPAEAEGEHVHIVGDKGDKIINI
- the SGS1 gene encoding ATP-dependent DNA helicase SGS1 (similar to uniprot|P35187 Saccharomyces cerevisiae YMR190C SGS1 Nucleolar DNA helicase of the RecQ family, involved in maintenance of genome integrity) encodes the protein MSMVSKPSNNLRSECKWLKETNSLQEEKELALKVINSNTLNKRPRVDKVSQETSVSSITPLSSFNNDTQLPQRESQSQSKQKQPPLPTAPRQVPNYSTQRRDRSELQRLLIGCLKSQNKLLLRRCRISESTSLSEDAKRTQIVDGIKPELSKLMSQMTTLEEELDILSQSNDTNLSTDRTHSTVIPSPEEMNPGDEISAAPEPAATEALLFSSKPVQNELVQVLEEDDDDMEPMIVSQKDQQRASTMTPLSQQESESEQARRSIAARNLRNRENNVNYRIPDHDDPFDYVMGVAENHGEASDVTMDAEDDIDSNYLKSDDGTENKVDQSDLDFVVMDEEARDSIDRSYQDSQWPGLSESQKQDIENDSIEMILSSPQPKMTQTSPADENVERIDLIEDDFEKDQIVEDTMMNDYGVAPFVRNMNANLSNSDLELIVSEGNEEEEAEAISDSDLEKFDEERENRAQVPDIKELDDDLKIINERKLEEEDFLPTPIMVKQENPPELITKIHKSQDILDDDDDDLLRDIAKGDQDKAVVHQPQPRYAWSDEVDYRLHQSFGLRSFRPNQLQAVNSTLAGKDVFVLMPTGGGKSLCYQLPAIVKSGKTRGTTIVISPLISLMQDQVEHLLNNNIKASMFSSRGTADQRRQTFNLFIHGLLDLIYISPEMISASEQCKRGIKKLHNDGKLARIVVDEAHCVSNWGHDFRPDYKELKYFKREYPHVPMMALTATASEQVRLDVIHNLELKDPVFLKQSFNRKNLFYGVVRKTKNTIAEICESINTRFANQTGIIYCHSKNSCEQTAAQIQRNGIRCAFYHAGMEPDERSDVQRAWQNDDLQVICATVAFGMGIDKADVRFVYHYTVPRTLEGYYQETGRAGRDGKPSFCITYYTFRDVRSIQTMIQKDKNLDKDNKEKHLNKLQNVMMYCENGLDCRRKLVLSYFNEEFDAKDCHKNCDNCCNSFKVATEQRDVTEDAKKIVKLVDELQDSRVTLIYCQDIFKGSRSSKIVQAGHTELEFHGAGKSMPKSDVERIFFQLINLGILAEYPIVNNSGFASNYVKLGKRARELLRGALPVQMQFNMSSSRPNSGLDSNALPPSSSTSRISSRTVNLGGNKRDNHTVEPISLNNENEWKSTQELSELTHAYETLKEASMNAGYRMNPPVTNFIPDAALRKLAKKLPISESEFSSMPEIGPRHAKKFKVFRKTIMELRRRRSNLGGGNDINASNSIVLSEGSLPDNSVVASRFIAMDSAESQQNEEIIRQIRMSQQRSTQPSQPSQRTGRASKSSYSKKRFKRRG